From the genome of Amyelois transitella isolate CPQ chromosome 22, ilAmyTran1.1, whole genome shotgun sequence:
CCTTCCGTAGTTTTTGTATGTGAGTGTagacgtaaaaaaataatttcaactttTGGTAATTAGCATACTGTAGGGTCTAGTTatcaattaattatgaatatctAGCCTTTATTAATTCATGAGTAAATTCAGGAAATCTGCTCAAACTTCATTTCTTTCCGTATAATTCCCTTCCGTTCCCTCCAATTTTTTAAAGGAGGGTAATGAATCACTTTGGattgtaatgattttttttaaatataaaattaatatgtacctacctatgtctctttgttaattttttcctattattttgattatatcgAATTATAACTTGTGTAAGTATATGTCAGTATTATTGaactaacttaaaattaaatctgtaCATTTTGTAACCTACCTAAGTACTTAGGTAGGCTTCGAAAGAAGACAGACAGCTGTCTGTTCGcaataaactgaaaaactactgaatgaacggaataggtaggtacctaattaataaagaagGTTTCGTGAAATATTTGGTTATTTtgcttagttttgttttttagatACATCTGCAATAATGTCGAAGCCGAAGAAACTGGcaactaaagaaaaaaaaatagctaaaGACAGATTGCGAAAGAAGGTAAAATACGCAGAAATCAAGGCGGATcctgaaaaatacaaattagagAAGGAGAAACAAAAGAGGAAATTccttgtaaaaaaagaaaagaaacaagTCCTAAGTATAACAGAGATGACGGCACGACAAAAGAGGGAGCAAAGGCGAAGATGGCGAAAAAACtccagaaaatatttaaataaggtGAAAGAGCAgaaaatattgcaaataattataatagacAACTCTCCGCCCAGTAATAAAACTGAGGAATTTATAAACATCCAGAACCTACAATACACGACCCTCTTAtgttacaagaagaatccacaTCAAGCCAAAGTACATCGAAGTCACATTTAGTGCATCAAAAAACTAGTATTTCAAGCGCAAtgagaaaattgcgatacataTCTAAAAAAGCAATAACAATCTTACAGAATGAATttgataaactaaaaaaatgagAAAGCGCTTTTAagaagacatttatttatggagCAGATGTTACAAAAAGATAAGATTCAAGAAAAGAAAGTAGatgaaatcataaaaaaacataaataatgagAAGGTACAAGAAGTGATAAAGAAGCTTTTGTTGAATGAAACAGTTTGTCGAGGAGTATCAGAAATACACAAAAGCCTTCCAAAAAAGAGGAAAGAGGAGCTTTTGCTggataaaattgataattcgAGGCTCAAAAAGTATGGgatattgtcaaatattacTTTTGCTATGAGAAAttcactgaaaaaaaaattcgagaTAATAAAACTGCGAAACTAAAACAAAGTGTTGAAAATTTTCTACAAGAAGATGAAAACAGTCAAATGGCGCCAGGAAAAaacgaatttattaaaaaaggtgcattaaaaaaacaaaaaagatatttaaccgataatatgaaaaatttacatgCGAAGTTTTGTAAGAAATGGGACCATATACATTACTCAGTATTCTGCAAATATAGACCATTCTGGATAATTCAACCTTAATCAAAAAGAGACACGTGCCAATGAAAGCTGCACTCTAACATTgaacttattattaaatttttaaagaaagctAATATAATCACAGAAAATTCTTTATCTGAGGTTTTGAACAATTTATGTTGTAGAGTGTACCTACGAAAGAAATTGTTTAGAGAGAAAGTGCAAAATCTGCAAAAATAAAGTCACGACGTACCAGGAATTTGACAATCggaaaactattatttatcatGAATGGATTTTTGAGAAGCAAGACCACGTAGgaaaagttgaaaaaaaacaaGAGAGTTACAAAGAAAAAGGAAGATTTACCACCTAATGTCATTATGAAGTTCGAAACTCTACTGGCAGTTTTCTTCAAGCgggttttaaatataacaatgcAATATTCCGCTATTAAGAATCTGCAACGTGATTTATCTCCTAGTGAAGTCATATGCCATATAGACTTCagcgaaaattatttattaaaatataaagaagaaatacaaagttttcatTTTGGTGGAAGCCGCCAACAAATCTCTTTGCATACAggagtattatatttttatgatcagGAAACCAAAGTAGTAattcataaatctttttgtACAATAAGCGAAAATATAAAGCACGATGCTTCTGCTATATGGGCACACTTACAACCAGTTTTGAACATGGCCCAAGAGTTAGTCCCAATTACATATAtcggtaaaattttaaatagaatgcAAAGTTTTCTAGAGTATAATTTAAGGAGAGGTCAGGGCAAGTCTAAGAAATTTGGATGGCTGCCAACTTTACTAATTTAATTCTTGAGAGTTCCTACTTATTGTTAACTAATccgttacattttattaacatttttaatgtatgggaatgaaagttgggtatggcaaaagtagcacgaaagcagaataaatgcagtggaaatgagagcgttaaggagtatgatagGTGGAAATTGAGTGAACGGaaaaggaacagcgtgataaagcaatgttgtgatgtgaaagaagatgtagttacaggaatagaaaagggtatgttaagatgatTTGGTCATGAGAAGAGAGAGAGATCATTCTTATTATTCATTACTTTCCATACGAAATCATTACACTCCcgtcatatttaattttatttcattaccttccaaattcaatcattaactTCCGTACTTATTTCATTACCTTCCGTGGGTTCATTACATTCCAGCTATTTTCTTGACAATGAAAGCTTTTTCATGAAGGCCTTTACTGATAATCTATACTTGAAAGATACCCgaatgattatatgtaactgttttaaaaaatcgattaaaaaaaaaactttcttcaAAATCGTTGAGATTTGAACGAAACGGAAGAATCACTCTTTACCTAAAAAAATAGCTTTCTTCAGCCATCACTTTTGTGATCGATTGAAATCGATATAAataacttgtattttttaaagatttacaaaattttattgcagtTAGTTTATTagtggtaaataaaaaaaaatacatcaaatcaaatatttaaattttcaatgttaattcgaaaatatgtaaatacaacaaaaaaaaaacttatagatAACATAAGTATAAACCAGTTATTAAAATGCTCCTCTACtttaaaaagtacttaaatattaataaatgcattattgtttttggtgtcaattttatgaaataagtaattaaattttttgtctaAAACATATTAATAGTCAAATATATCGTCACCTTCGTCATCAaagtcatcatcatcatcagcgCCCGGAGGAACGAAAGCACCGTTCAATACTTCACTAATTGGTTCTTCAAATCCGAGCACTTTAGCGAAACCATACACCACTCTCATCACAACAAGTCTCGTGAAATCAACAGGAGTGGTCTCCTTCCTCTGCAACTCCAACTGTTTCTCCGTCGGAATGCCGTCCTTTCTTCTCTTCATTTCACACgaagaaattaaaagtaaaactgtCAAAAAGAACACGAACTTGTGtgccattttgttttaatttcccACCGAAAATTACGTCAGATTTGGGTATTTTTATGTCGCCTTTCGCATAGCGCGCTGCAAGGAAAGTGAAGTTCGCCTAACGGGATGCCTCACGTTTGAATGAATGGCAGTCAGTGGCAGCCGCTGCTATTATGCCATGCCAATAAGTACCAATGTATATGGTGTTCTTAAAACGTGCTACCAGCAAGAAATGCGTTTACAGTTAGCAGCTACAGTTCGCGCAGTGTGAAAACGATCGTCGCCGGAACGGTTTCTTGCAAATCGTCAATGTTGTACAAATATGGAGcgtatatttaaaactttctttttcaACTTTTTAAGCGAACACACAGGACGACAGGCTGTCACCAACGCGAAATGAATGCAAATGGGTAATCCCCATTATTATGGctaattataatgattttgaAGATTATGCATGTGTTTGCTTGTTTACCTACATTACTATCTTGATTAGAATCAAGCATATAAAACATTCATAACACTTTAATGTAACTGAATTAAATTACTCGGCTGTAGTAGTTAGGAAgctgaaatttgaaatgcttGGGAATTGTAGTGAACACTAAGAGAAGATATTATGAAATTCCCATGGCAAGTACGAAATAAACGAGGTTTAAGCGGGCGGGGCAGGCATAAGTAATAGTTTCACGCTGTAGGCATGTAGGCGGATGCTGATTCGTGCGCGGAAAAGTCCTTCCCTAAGGTAAATTCACAaagttttatagaaataaatcgaaataggtaagtaggtaccgtGTATATTTGACTTACttgacttaaggtcctatgtcccctagctggggcagagggcatccacagtgcgtcgccatcccgctcggtCTTGAGCTTCGCGTTTTATTTCGCTCCAAGTCTTCCCTAGATTCTTCACCTCTGCGATGATTGTCCGCCGCCAGGTCTGTTTAGGGCGGCCACGTTTACGCTTTCCTTGGGGATTCCAGTCTAGGGCTTGCCTCGGAATGTGTTCGGGGTCCCTTCGGAGCGTGTGGCCGATCCAGTTCCATTTGCGGCGTTTGATCGGCTGGTCGATCGGAGTCTCACTGCAGCGTTCCCACAGGTCTACGTTGGAGATTTTCTTAGGCCAGTAAACACCGAGAATACGGCGAAGACAGCGGTTAATGACGACTTGGAGATGGTGCGAGATGTCTTTAGTGACCTTCCACGTCTCACACCCATACAGCAAAACGGTTTAAAACGGTTTTCACATTGGAGGTATACACTACACATATGTACGTGTAGGAATAATCCTGGCCAAGCCTTTGCCtcaagtaagtacatacatccacacatacatatattcacgtctatataccttgcggggtagacagagcaaacagttttgaaaagtatGTGAAAAGAAACCTAATCGTGACGATCGTGGTGAAATCGGCTCGAAAGTGTACCCTTTTCAAGGTTCGAATCCTACAATATTGCAAATCCCGCTTAGAGAGCAAAATCAGGATATACGCCAGGAAAACTAAGCAGGAGATAGCTACTGCAGTAACATTTTACGGCggcgaaaataattattgaaacaGTAAAATTAGATAAGACTACtcccgtgtggtttccggcactttagaatagaaccacaccATAATCTTTTCGATGGATATCGCAAAAGACGACTAAGTGACTTATAAACTTcaaattcctcttgtaggcgatgggctagcaacctggcattatttgaatcttaattccgtcatgaaaccatacagctgaacgggccttttaagactgttgtccctgtcttccctgcaagatgtagatgtgactatatgtatgaatgttaaaCTAGATCGCAAATGATGATTAGTGTTGCCTTCATGAGGTACTGGGCACGACGGACAATTCAGTAGGTGCAACAAGGCAAATTTCTTGAAATAAGGATTAACTTGCCTTTGTTAAGGCTCCACCCCCGTGACTAGAATGCTGATGAGTGAATTAACGTACAAACCTACATTCACACTAATAGCTCAAGTAtaagtaagggataggcttacaaacttgggattcttttttaggcgatgggctagcaacctgtcactagttgaatctcaattctatcgttaagccaaatagctgaacgtggccattcagtcttttcaagactgttggctctgtctaccccgcaagggatatagacgtgacggtatgtatgtatgtatgtagctcaAGTAAAAGCGTAACGTAAATTTtccattaaattatattatgcgTCTAGATTGGGaaaacccttgcggggtaggcagagccaacagtcccgaaaagactgacagacgTTTTCCTGTTTGggttattgagattcaaattgctagcctatcgcccaaGAGAAGAATCCTCAAGTATACCACATAATTTCTGCCAAAGACTTAataccatgggaaagagatggagtggtcctattcttttttgtaatagtcgtaaaaggcgactaagggataggcttataaacttaggattcctcttttaggcgatgggctagcaacctgtcactatttgaatctcggttctatcattaagccaaatagctgaacgtggccattcagtcttttcaagactgttggctctgtctaccccgcaagggatatagacgtgatcatatgtatgtatgtatgtatgacttaatacctactacaaaaaaatcaaTCGTTGGGGTTTTCAATCATTGGTATCCgtgataatataattttttttgagactTTTTCCCGGTCACGAAACAAACGAAAAGAATGAACGGCAAATGAATATATGCGACGTAACGGGAATCCTGCTGtcttgtaggtatattaaaaaaacggttttatgttaaacatacacacatacattgcaatgtttaatataaatgtactaaaaaccaaaaaataataaaatagatacagtcgtgggaattataaacatatgcatagactagactaaaataaaaccgtggggcacgtcaattgtctacaatcgttgattaaaatgtttgttttgtaatgttacactataattaggcagttgttcaacc
Proteins encoded in this window:
- the LOC132903182 gene encoding uncharacterized protein LOC132903182; the protein is MAHKFVFFLTVLLLISSCEMKRRKDGIPTEKQLELQRKETTPVDFTRLVVMRVVYGFAKVLGFEEPISEVLNGAFVPPGADDDDDFDDEGDDIFDY